From Ischnura elegans chromosome 13 unlocalized genomic scaffold, ioIscEleg1.1 SUPER_13_unloc_1, whole genome shotgun sequence, a single genomic window includes:
- the LOC124172154 gene encoding zinc finger protein 271-like isoform X1 — MSRTIGIFTDSTERNSESDFCRLCRKNHYYYCNLFASNLEYEISVKHALHDLVGLQVDEGDGFPTTICSLCLKKLKDFSIFKKICLESDTELRKISPRDNCGSIKGEGAAKDEPGSSSETKDCIRDASEDTSQIPCSVQVTEIYIPVPECEPPLDNMMFNMKAENKDQLGEGNYPGMYTPNTAENSDNAPDPLATEDLGDLGIYRSSHVKEDQISDNEGGCMDNDFTDGTSSKLANEASSDQILLQAQASTSSHGKEKEVESSGAMVTDLNWKLIGAKKEPSPKDNAEPTFMEDGEPIEGITMAHESTTEALGPPAAKGMPIGASSTSYLLAEGNAMNHSIDGCIDLASLVTQIDPKVGASHFGIQRNLIDEDLEICGALDTDKETNSSIPVNRQCNTKYIESLKSKGGVTTMTVVGSRGGRDASNTTHNLRSIRIRGNDTNGCETVMGDNEEINNCLIKNPENSCKSNENSYHCFNCRDVFNNKNVLINHMKIHLIGDNLDTEAKSSMGGDVSFKNPQSRGSSNSSCEPTTSETLNGLPRERMGLSEKGDEPLKETTGRKEDEKKMRRVTRSITVEEKSTSQSLSSKSSCNKNLCNRVGVRRKEESYSCSVCTLSFPQKKDLTKHKRIHMTETSYSCNECEESFVNKSDLVRHVRIHTGERPYICDVCSNSFSQKHSLVKHMRRHTGERPFSCRICKKSFARMCTLKTHMRLHTGEKPFSCNICKKSFPVKGALRSHMKTHTGEKLYSCRICKRSFYFNSNLRVHMRTHSGKKPIVCNVCSRSFTGIGHLNRHVCVGTEEMPSTCQICQKSFTRRSYLKSHMRKHTGEKPYACRICEKSFSEKGSLQIHMRSHTGERPYSCYHCEKSFSAKTDLVKHIRIHTGEKPYTCDVCGKSFTINHERVKHLRTHTGEKPYECSICKKSFAVNGALRMHIRTHTGEKPYSCRICKRSFACSSTLICHVRTHTGEKPFKCNVCSRTYASGSYLKGHMRVHTGEKPYSCQICKKSFTQNSSLYKHMRVHTGEKPYQCDICCKSFGTNAHLGRHMGVHK, encoded by the exons ATGAGTCGTaccatcgggattttcacggatTCGACAGAAAGGAATTCAGAGAGTGActtttgcagactttgtaggaagaatcattattattattgcaacttATTCGCTTCAAATTTAGAATACGAAATAAGTGTGAAgcatgccctacatgatttagtcggtttaCAA GTTGATGAGGGAGATGGCTTTCCCACCACCATTTGTTCACTTTGTTTGAAAAAGCTCAAGGATTTCAGTATTTTCAAAAAGATATGCTTAGAATCGGACACAGAACTGAGGAAAATATCACCGAGAGATAACTGCGGG AGTATCAAAGGAGAGGGTGCAGCTAAAGATGAGCCAGGATCTTCTTCAGAGACAAAGGACTGTATTCGAGATGCATCCGAAGATACGTCACAGATCCCATGCTCAGTTCAAGTGACTGAAATATATATCCCTGTGCCAGAGTGCGAACCACCCTTGGACAATATgatg TTTAATATGAAAGCGGAGAACAAAGACCAACTTGGTGAAGGGAATTATCCTGGGATGTACACACctaatacagctgaaaattcgGATAATGCcccagacccattggccactgaggATTTG GGTGATTTGGGAATATACAGGTCATCTCATGTTAAAGAAGATCAGATCAGTGATAATGAAGGTGGATGTATGGACAATGATTTTACTGATGGCACCTCAAGCAAACTGGCGAATGAAGCATCCTctgatcag ATTCTCTTGCAGGCCCAAGCCTCTACATCTTCCCATGGTAAGGAGAAGGAAGTCGAGAGCTCAGGAGCCATGGTGACAGATCTCAATTGGAAGCTGATTGGGGCCAAGAAGGAACCATCTCCCAAGGATAATGCCGAG CCAACATTTATGGAGGATGGGGAGCCAATTGAGGGAATCACTATGGCCCATGAGTCTACAACAGAAGCATTGG GGCCCCCGGCTGCCAAAGGAATGCCCATTGGAGCAtcatcaacttcatatctgcttGCGGAAGGAAATGCAATGAATCATTCGATTGATGGATGCATTGATCTCGCATCTCTGGTGACACAAATTGATCCCAAGGTTGGGGCATCCCATTTTGGAATACAAAGAAATCTGATAGACGAAGACTTGGAAATATGTGGCGCTCTAGATACTGATAAGGAAACAAATAGCTCAATTCCTGTTAATAGACAATGCAATACAAAATACATCGAATCACTCAAAAGCAAGGGAGGCGTAACCACAATGACGGTTGTTGGGAGTAGAGGTGGTCGTGATGCATCAAATACCACTCATAACCTCAGGTCAATCAGAATCAGAGGAAATGACACAAATGGCTGTGAGACTGTCATGGGAGACAATGAAGAGATAAACAATTGCTTGATCAAAAATCCTGAGAATAGTTGCAAGTCAAACGAAAATTCATatcattgcttcaactgcagagatgtatttaacaacaaaaatgtCTTAATCAatcacatgaaaattcatttaattggCGATAATTTGGACACTGAAGCAAAATCATCAATGGGAGGAGATGTATCTTTCAAAAACCCTCAATCACGCGGAAGTAGTAATAGTTCCTGTGAACCCACTACCTCCGAAACTTTAAATGGGCTACCGAGAGAAAGAATGGGGCTGAGTGAAAAAGGGGATGAGCCTCTCAAAGAAACCACTGGCaggaaagaggatgagaaaaaaatgagacgagTGACAAGAAGTATTACTGTGGAAGAGAAATCAACTTCACAAAGTTTATCCTCAAAGTCATCTTGCAATAAAAACCTTTGTAATCGCGTGGGTGTGAGAAGAAAAGAGGAGTCATATTCATGCAGCGTGTGCACTTTGTCCTTTCCTCAGAAAAAGGACCTCACCAAACACAAGCGTATACACATGACCGAGACATCTTATTCTTGCAACGAGTGTGAGGAGTCTTTCGTGAATAAGAGCGACTTAGTAAGACATGTACGCATACACACGGGAGAAAGACCTTACATCTGTGATGTGTGCAGTAATTCCTTCTCTCAGAAGCATTCCTTGGTTAAACACATGCGAAGACACACGGGAGAGCGACCTTTTTCATGCAgaatctgcaaaaaatctttcgcTAGGATGTGCACTCTCAAGACCCACATGCGATTACACACAGGGGAAAAACCTTTTTCGTGCAatatctgcaaaaaatctttcccTGTGAAGGGTGCTCTCCGAAGTCACATGAAAactcacacgggagagaaactctactcatgcagaatctgcaaacgatctttttatttcaatagtaaTCTCAGAGTTCACATGCGGACACATTCGGGAAAGAAGCCTATTGTATGCAACGTGTGCAGCAGGTCCTTCACTGGTATTGGTCACCTGAATCGTCACGTGTGTGTAGGCACAGAAGAGATGCCTTCTACTTgccaaatatgccaaaaatctttCACTCGTAGAAGTTATCTCAAAAGTCACATGCGAaaacacacgggagagaaaccttatgcATGCAGAATCTGCGAAAAATCTTTCTCTGAGAAAGGTTCTCTTCAAATTCACATGCGATCACACACGGGAGAAAGGCCTTATTCGTGCTATcattgtgaaaagtctttctctgcaaAGACAGACTTAGTAAAACACATACGCattcacacaggagagaagccttatACCTGCGATGTGTGTGGCAAATCCTTCACCATCAATCATGAACGGGTTAAACActtgcgaacacacacgggagaaaaACCTTATGAGTGCAgtatctgcaaaaaatctttcgcTGTGAATGGTGCTCTCCGAATGCACATCCGAactcacacgggagagaaaccctACTCATGCAGAATCTGCAAACGATCTTTTGCTTGCAGTAGTACTCTCATATGTCACGTACGGACGCACACAGGGGAAAAGCCATTTAAATGCAACGTGTGCAGCCGGACCTACGCTTCAGGGAGTTACCTGAAGGGTCACATGCGTgtacacacgggagagaaaccataTTCGTGCCAgatctgcaaaaaatctttcactcAGAATTCTTCTCTGTATAAACACATGCGAGTACACACCGGAGAGAAACCTTATCAATGTGACATTTGTTGCAAGTCTTTTGGTACTAATGCTCACCTTGGCCGTCACATGGGTGTACATAAATGA